A stretch of the Aphis gossypii isolate Hap1 chromosome 2, ASM2018417v2, whole genome shotgun sequence genome encodes the following:
- the LOC114120372 gene encoding enolase, which produces MPITKIVARSIFDSRGNPTVEVDLTIDNGPQFRAAVPSGASTGIYEALELRDNDKSNYLGKGVNTAVNNINNIIAPALIKAGLIVTEQRAIDDIMLKLDGTPNKSKLGANAILGVSLAVAKAGAFKKGVPLYKHIADLAGNKEIILPVPAFNVINGGSHAGNKLAMQEFMILPTGASSFTEAMKIGSEVYHNLKNVIKAKFGLDATAVGDEGGFAPNILENKEGLRLIETAIEKAGYKGKVEIGMDVAASEFYVDGKYDLDFKNKSDSKDKSQIISTEALTDLYKEFIKEFPMVSIEDPFDQDHWEAWSTLTASTDIQIVGDDLTVTNPTRIAEAVEKKACNCLLLKVNQIGTVTESIDAHLLAKKNGWGTMVSHRSGETEDTFIADLVVGLSTGQIKTGAPCRSERLAKYNQILRIEEELGSNAKYAGKNFRNPQAGN; this is translated from the exons ATGCCTATTACAAAGATTGTAGCTCGTTCAATTTTCGACTCTAGGGGTAACCCTACCGTAgaa gttgACTTAACCATTGACAATGGACCACAATTCCGTGCAGCAGTACCATCTGGCGCTAGTACTGGTATCTATGAAGCATTAGAACTTCGTGATAATGACAAGTCCAATTATCTCGGAAAAGGAGTTAATACTGCTGTAAACAACATAAATAACATCATTGCACCAGCTCTTATTAAAgcg ggACTCATAGTCACCGAACAAAGAGCTattgatgatattatgttaaagtTGGATGGAACTCCAAATAAATCTAAGCTTGGTGCCAATGCTATCTTGGGAGTTTCATTAGCTGTAGCTAAAGCTGGTGCTTTCAAGAAAGGCGTTCCTCTTTacaa gCATATTGCTGATTTAGCTGGAaacaaagaaattattttgccCGTTCCAGCTTTCAATGTTATCAATGGTGGTTCTCATGCTGGAAATAAATTGGCTATGCaagaatttatgattttgcctactg gtgCTAGTTCTTTCACCGAAGCTATGAAAATTGGATCTGAAGTATACCACAaccttaaaaatgttattaaagctAAATTTGGATTGGACGCTACAGCTGTTGGTGATGAAGGTGGTTTTGCTCCCAACATTCTTGAAAACAAAGAAGGTTTGCGTTTAATCGAAACTGCTATTGAAAAGGCTGGATACAAAGGAAAAGTTGAAATTGGAATGGATGTTGCTGCTTCTGAATTCTATGT tgATGGAAAGTATGACTTGGACTTCAAAAATAAGTCTGACAGCAAAGACAAAAGCCAAATTATTTCAACTGAAGCTTTAACAGACTTGTACAAAGAATTCATCAAGGAGTTTCCAATGGTTTCAATTGAAGATCCATTTGATCAAGATCATTGGGAAGCATGGAGTACACTTACAGCATCAACTGATATccag ATTGTTGGTGATGATTTAACTGTAACCAATCCAACACGTATTGCTGAAGCAGTAGAAAAAAAAGCTTGCAATTGCTTGTTGCTTAAGGTCAATCAGATTGGTACAGTTACTGAATCAATTGATGCACATTTGTTGGCTAAGAAAAATGGATGGGGTACCATGGTGTCTCATCGTTCAGGTGAAACTGAAGATACATTCATTGCTGACTTAGTTGTTGGATTGAGTACTGGACAA ATTAAGACTGGAGCCCCTTGCCGTTCTGAACGTCTCGCTAAATACAATCAAATTCTCCGTATCGAAGAAGAATTGGGCAGCAATGCCAAGTACGCAGGAAAGAATTTCCGCAACCCACAAGCTGGCAACTAA